One window of Branchiostoma lanceolatum isolate klBraLanc5 chromosome 8, klBraLanc5.hap2, whole genome shotgun sequence genomic DNA carries:
- the LOC136439911 gene encoding alpha-N-acetylneuraminide alpha-2,8-sialyltransferase-like, which produces MKASRDFKSRFFVAIIILAFNQLLLISIIMSKPGSDSCEELDNIRAAVERKDPVVREAGPIEKERMVREAGPIDILGFDDTAFEDNPNKKDQQAQKKANYPRIDDDIPDAQKDRNIEVPQQNPQNLPGELPQGSVDWNGFNRTEIKNFRKMVLNQTRVSTHLYTSQKNVPLHSGLTFFQSNLTVKIMRGTFQYLPRHVYFPRKPYQTCSVVGNGGILTGSGCGNEINSADHVFRLNLPPMQGRFTEDVGNKTNFVTLNPSVLQNGYGLLLEQENVSAFVQAVAMYPANAVIYTHPFDHRRYRKPVYRAHKAMRDSEQVVRWSHPDFLRAADSFWKKVFHLTEPRITSGLLVTTIALAMCEETHLYGFWPYRTAQDGRVLAYHYFERPISSKHQLVWDEAEMFRLGVLNNRHHKMGDEFTVLKSLHKKGILRLHVDKCEERS; this is translated from the exons ATGAAGGCAAGTCGCGATTTCAAATCTAGGTTCTTTGTAGCCATAATTATATTGGCTTTCAACCAGTTGTTACTAATTTCCATTATCATGTCGAAGCCTGGTTCGGATTCCTGTGAGGAATTGGACAACATTCGCGCTGCAGTGGAGAGGAAGGATCCTGTGGTCCGGGAGGCGGGCCCTATCGAGAAGGAACGCATGGTGCGAGAAGCGGGTCCTATCGACATCTTAGG GTTTGATGACACAGCATTTGAAGATAACCCTAACAAGAAAGACCAGCAGGCACAAAAGAAGGCAAACTACCCACGGATAGACGACGATATTCCTGACGCACAAAAAGATAGGAATATCGAAGTGCCACAACAAAATCCACAGAACTTACCCGGCGAACTACCGCAAGGTTCTGTGGACTGGAATGGCTTCAACAGGACGGAGATAAAAAACTTCAG GAAAATGGTGCTTAACCAGACCAGAGTGTCGACGCACCTCTACACCTCCCAGAAGAACGTGCCTCTGCACTCCGGACTGACGTTTTTCCAGTCCAATCTGACGGTCAAGATCATGCGAGGGACATTCCAGTATTTACCCCGT caTGTCTATTTTCCCAGAAAACCGTACCAGACGTGCAGTGTGGTTGGGAACGGGGGGATTCTGACGGGAAGTGGATGTGGGAACGAGATTAACTCTGCAGATCACGTGTTTAG ACTGAACCTGCCACCAATGCAAGGAAGGTTTACTGAAGATGTAGGGAATAAGACCAACTTTGTCACACTGAATCCCTCTGTACTGCAAAATGG ATATGGTCTGCTTTTGGAGCAGGAAAACGTGAGTGCTTTCGTGCAAGCAGTGGCGATGTATCCCGCCAACGCTGTCATCTATACTCACCCGTTTGACCACAGACGGTACAGAAAGCCGGTGTACCGGGCACACAAGGCGATGAGAGACTCTGAACAGGTGGTGCGGTGGTCGCATCCGGACTTCTTACGTGCAGCGGACAGTTTCTGGAAGAAAGTGTTCCACCTGACAGAGCCGCGCATTACCTCAG GTCTCCTTGTGACGACCATCGCTCTCGCCATGTGTGAGGAGACCCATCTCTACGGCTTCTGGCCCTACAGAACAGCCCAAGATGGCAGGGTTCTAGCCTATCACTACTTCGAGCGACCCATCTCCAGTAAACACCAACTAGTCTGGGATGAGGCAGAGATGTTTAGACTGGGGGTTTTGAACAACAGGCATCACAAGATGGGGGACGAATTTACTGTCCTTAAGTCCCTGCACAAGAAGGGTATTTTACGTCTTCATGTGGACAAGTGTGAGGAAAGATCTTGA